In the genome of Megalops cyprinoides isolate fMegCyp1 chromosome 18, fMegCyp1.pri, whole genome shotgun sequence, the window ctgtcgctttctctctctctttgtctcataatctctctctttctccatcagAAGTCAGGTTTCTTTGAGACTATGCATCTGACTCTTCATGAAGGTATGATGTTGTAAGATTGGTCAGTTGATTCGTCATTGATTAACAAAATTCTTTCTGTATCTCCATCTttgctctcccccccccccccccccccaaccagggGACaccctttttattgttttgaggAAGCAGAAGCTGATCTTCCTGCATTGGTACCACCACATCACGGTCCTGCTCTACTCCTGGTACTCCTACAAGGACATGGTGGCCGGCGGCGGCTGGTTCATGACCATGAACTATCTTGTCCACGCGGTCATGTACTCCTATTACGCCCTGCGGGCAGCTGGCTTCCGGGTGTCGCGTAAGTTCGCCATGTTCATCACGCTCACGCAGATCACCCAGATGGCAGTGGGCTGCATGGTGAACTACCTGGTGTTCTCCTGGATGCAGCAGGGCCAGGAGTGCCCGTCACATGTGCAGAACATCGTCTGGTCCTCGCTCATGTACCTCAGCTACTTTGTGCTTTTCTGCCAGTTCTTCTTTGAGGCCTACATTAACAAGACCaagaaggacacagagaggaagagccaGTAGAgtgggaagagggagggggagtgggaggggggtggaggcacagagaggaagaTGCAGTAGAGCGGGAcaagcagggggtggggtgggatcAGGGCAAGGTTAGGCGAGTGGAGGGGATGGACAAAGGGATTGGTTGGAGGGAATGGCACTCTATGGCTTAGGGGAGGGGTCTGGGGaaggggcaggggaggggcttCGTGGggttttccttcctttttatcATCTCCTAGAGATCAGAGAGGTGC includes:
- the elovl6 gene encoding elongation of very long chain fatty acids protein 6, yielding MSVLALQEYEFERQFNEHEAIQWMQENWKKSFLFSALYAACILGGRRLMKQREKFELRKPLVLWSLTLAVFSIFGAARTGSYMMYIVMTKGLKQSVCDQSFYNGPVSKFWAYAFVLSKAPELGDTLFIVLRKQKLIFLHWYHHITVLLYSWYSYKDMVAGGGWFMTMNYLVHAVMYSYYALRAAGFRVSRKFAMFITLTQITQMAVGCMVNYLVFSWMQQGQECPSHVQNIVWSSLMYLSYFVLFCQFFFEAYINKTKKDTERKSQ